In Vibrio chagasii, the sequence GTGACACCGAGAGAAAAAATCCTTGAAGCGATCGAGAACATCAAAGATGAACTGCGAGATCGTGCCCAATACCTCAAAGACAATAATAAGCTTCTCGAAGAGCAACGCATCTCGCAAAGAACTCAATTTGATATCGAGATGATGACAGAGCTTGGTTTCTGCTCGGGCATTGAAAACTACTCACGTTACTTGAGTGGTCGTGCTGAAGGTGAAGCGCCTCCAACATTATTCGACTATTTGCCTGCTGATGGTCTGCTGATCATCGATGAGTCACACGTTACCGTGCCGCAAATCGGCGCGATGTATAAAGGTGACCGCTCTCGTAAGGAGACCTTGGTTGAATTTGGTTTCCGTCTTCCTTCTGCTTTAGACAACCGACCAATGAAGTTCGATGAGTTTGAATCGATTGCCCCACAAACGATTTTTGTTTCAGCTACGCCAGGTAATTACGAGCTTGAAAAGTCCGATGGTGAGGTTGCTGATCAGGTTGTTCGTCCAACGGGGCTATTAGACCCGATTATTGAAGTAAGGCCAGTAGCGACTCAGGTGGATGACTTGTTGTCAGAAATTAGAATACGTTCAGATAAAGATGAGCGTGTATTGGTGACGACGTTAACCAAGAGAATGGCAGAAGACCTAACTGAATATCTCACAGAACACGGTGTGAAAGTGCGTTACTTACACTCAGACATCGATACTGTAGAGCGTGTAGAGATTATTCGAGATCTCCGTTTGGGCGAGTTTGATGTGTTAGTGGGTATTAACTTACTTCGTGAGGGCTTGGATATGCCTGAAGTATCGCTGGTGGCGATTCTGGATGCTGATAAAGAAGGCTTCTTGCGTTCTGAACGCTCTCTGATCCAAACGATCGGTCGTGCAGCTCGTAACCTAGAAGGTAAGGCGATCTTATACGGCGACTCAATCACTAAATCGATGAAAAAGGCGATTGATGAAACAGAGCGACGCCGAGAGAAGCAGCAGGCTTATAACGAAGAGCAAGGTATTACGCCACAAGCTCTGAAGCGTAACATTAAAGATATCATGGAGTTGGGTGATATCACGAAGTCGAAGCAACAACGTCAGTCTAAACAGGTGCCATTGTCTAAGGTGGCAGAGCCTTCACAGAGCTATGCTGTGCTGACGCCACAACAACTCGATAAAGAGATCAGTAAGCTAGAAGCGGCGATGTACCAACATGCTCAAAACTTAGAGTTTGAGTTGGCGGCACAGAAACGTGATGAAATTGAGCAGCTGAGAAAGCAGTTCATTACCAATAGCTAAACGTTGCCTATATTAGTCAAACCTTCCTTTTGATGGTGCTCTAGACAAAAAAACAGCCAGTAGGAATTGTTCTACTGGCTTACGTTTGTGAACACTAAGTCCACTAACAACGTCAGTTGGCTAGGTGACCCGAAGGTCATCTTAATGACTGCATCCTTCATGCCATATAGATAAGATATTGATTGTTTGAAGTCGGTATAGAAATACAATACAAATATTGTGGCTAATTTGCATAATGCAAAGCGGAATGCGACTATAATAAGAAATGCAAATTATAAATGGCTAGGATATGCAATCAAAAACGCTAGATAACAAATCAAAGTATTTGTTGATGGTAGAGGATACCGCCTCGGTAGCAGCTTTGTACCGCTCGTATCTTACACCGCTCGAAATTGATATCAATATTGTCGGCACTGGTCGCGATGCAATTGAGAGTTTGAATCATCGAATCCCTGACCTAATTTTATTAGATCTACGTCTACCTGATATGACGGGTATGGACGTGCTATTTGCGGTTAAACAAAAGTACCCTGAGGTGCCTGTTATCTTCATGACAGCTCACGGTTCGATTGATACTGCCGTTGAAGCGATGCGTCATGGTTCTCAAGACTTCCTTATCAAACCGTGTGAAGCTGACCGTTTACGTATTACGGTCAACAACGCAATACGTAAAGCGACGAAATTAAAGAACAGTTCAGAGCACCCTGGAAACCAGAATTATCAAGGTTTCATTGGCAGTAGCCAAACTATGCAGCAGGTGTACCGAACTATTGATTCTGCCGCATCGAGTAAAGCGAGTATTTTCATTACTGGTGAAAGTGGTACCGGTAAAGAGGTCTGTGCAGAAGCTATTCACGCTGCGAGTAAGCGTGGTGATAAGCCGTTTATTGCAATTAACTGTGCTGCGATTCCCAAGGACTTGATTGAAAGTGAACTGTTTGGTCACGTGAAAGGGGCATTTACAGGGGCAGCAACAGATCGTCAAGGCGCTGCTGAGCTGGCTGATGGTGGCACCTTGTTCCTTGATGAGCTCTGTGAGATGGACCTTGAGTTACAAACCAAGCTTTTGCGTTTTATCCAGACTGGTACCTTCCAAAAAGTGGGTTCTTCGAAGATGAAGAGCGTGGATGTTCGCTTTGTTTGTGCGACCAACCGTGACCCATGGAAAGAAGTACAAGAAGGGCGCTTTAGAGAAGATTTGTACTATCGTTTGTATGTAATTCCTCTACACTTGCCGCCATTGCGTGAGCGTGGTGAAGATGTCATTGAGATTGCATACTCACTGCTAGGTTACATGTCAGTGGAAGAGGGCAAAGCGTTTGTGCGTTTTGCTCAGGAAGTTCTTGATCGTTTTAACCAATATGAGTGGCCGGGTAACGTTCGTCAGCTGCAAAACGTATTGCGAAATGTCGTGGTATTGAACAACGGCAAAGAGATCACGCTTAATATGCTTCCACCACCGTTGAATCAACCGATTGAAAATAGCCTACGCTTGAAAGAGAAGCAGAGTGAAGACATTACGGTGAAAGATATTTTCCCACTGTGGATCACTGAAAAAACGGCTATCGAGCAGGCGATTAAAGCGTGTGACGGTAATATTCCGCGAGCGGCTGGTTTCTTGGATGTGAGTCCGTCGACTATCTACCGTAAGTTGCAAGCGTGGAACGCAAAACAGTAATCACCAAACGATAAGACATAACAATGACCAAAGTATTGAATCAGCAAAAAGTTGATGAGCTTGCCGGTGAAATAGGGCAAGAGAATGTTCCGGTGTTACTGGAGATCTTTTTAGGTGAGTTGAAAGGCTATTATGAGCACCTAGAGATCAATAAGGAGTCAGATACTTCAAAGTATTTAGCGGATATCAGCCATGCCCTAAAGAGCAGTGCTGCGAGCTTTGGTGCTGACTCTCTGTGTAGCTTCGCTATTGGTTTAGACAGCAAAGTAAAACAGTCACTTCCAATTACTGATGGCGATTTTGAAGATATGCAGTCACTGCTGCTTTCAACGTACACTGAGTATCAACAATTGATGACGGATCTCTAACGCAGAGAACGACCACAGAAACTAAAAAAGGAGCATCGTGCTCCTTTTTGTTTTTCGCTTGAGCTGAACTTATTGCTTTAGGCCAGTTGAGCTTCGATCGCTTGTTGTAGTTTCACGCGGTCATGACGCCAATCTCGATTCGCAGACGCAAGATCCGTAGTGACACAGTTCCATTGGCCTTCAAGCTCGGGATGTGGTTCATTACCAAGAACAATGTCTATCTTGCGTGCTTTGCAGGTACGTTCACACCACTCAAGTTGCTCCTCAAGTGTCATTTTACCCGCTGGGCCGTGTTCTGGTGATAAGTTTTCGACGAAGACGAGCTTAGCATGGGTATTGTCGGAAATCGCTTTACCAATTTCTGGCAGCAGCAGTGGTGGCATCACACTGGTCAAAAAGCTGCCTGGCCCAAGCACGATGCAATCCGCTTGTTCTACAGCAGCCACCGCTTCTTTTGTTGCTGGAACTTCTGGCGACAGATCCATCATGCGTAGTTTCTCTGTCATGTCATCGACGTTGGTTTCGCCGGTTACCCAGTGTCCATCCATCGACAATGCGGTAAGGTCTGACGGATGCTCAGTCATTGGGACAATATTGACATCGACCTTCAACATATTGCGAATTAGGTTAATTGCTTCTAGCGGGCGAACGGAAAGGTTGTCTAACGCGGTTAGCATTAGGTTGCCTAAGTTATGGCCATCGAGTTCGCCTTGTCCACGAAAGCGATACTCAAACATCATAGAGCTAATAGAGGGTTCTGTGATCAACTGATTTATACAGTTGCGGGTATCACCCCATGCAATGCCGCCCTGGCAATCTCGAATGCGTCCTGTGGAGCCACCGTTGTCAGTTGTAGCAACAATGCCGGTTGCGTTACTACCAAAATCTTTTAATGCCGCCAGCATACGACCTAAGCCATGGCCACCACCGATTGCGACCACTTTCTTTGAAGTGTAAATGTTCATTTTTTATTCTTGTTAGAGGATTACCAGCTATAATTTAGGTTAAATGCTTCTCGCCAGATACTCAACAAGAGTTATTTTGAGCGTTTGACACGTTTTTTTTGCCGATGTGACTCGTTTTTTGTCATCAGAGCTAGATTCACGTACAAATATTAAGTATTTTATTACTCAGCTACTGCGCGTTCGAATATAACGTGCAGTTGCCATAACTCCGAGCTCTCGCATGCTAAGTCGCACAGTGGTATTTGCTGTACCGATACGCATTAAGAGCCAGTGACATGTTGTCACAAGGGCTTAATTGGAAATGATTATGCCTCCCGTGTTTGGAAAGGTGTTCCGTGGCGCAACAATTCGAAGATAGATTCCATCGCAAGTTTTATTACTTGCGCTTGTCGGTTACAGACGTCTGTAACTTTAAATGTACTTACTGCTTGCCGGATGGTTATAAACCGTCAGGGCAAAAAAACTCGTCTTTTTTAAGTGTTCCCGAGATCAAACGTGTCGTTAAAGCGTTTGCAGATTGTGGCACCTCAAAGATCCGCATTACAGGCGGAGAGCCGAGCCTGCGTAAAGACTTCCCCGAAATTATTCAAACCGTTGCCAACACTCCCGGTATAAAAAAAGTTGCTACTACAACTAACGGCTACCGCATGGAGAAACAAGTAGGGCAGTGGCGTGATGCTGGTTTAACTCATATTAATGTAAGCGTAGATAGCTTAGATCCGCGCATGTTCCATCAGATCACTGGTGAGAATAAGTTTACTGAGGTAATGCGAGGCATTGATAAAGCGTTTGAGGTTGGCTTTGAACAAGTCAAAGTAAACGTAGTATTGATGAAAGACCTCAATAGCCAAGAGTTACCTGCCTTCCTTAATTGGATTAAAGACAAACCGATTCAACTGCGTTTTATCGAGCTGATGAAAACCGGCGAGATGGATGAGTTGTTTGATAAACACCATGTGTCAGGTGTCGCGATTCGTAACCAGCTCATTGCTAATGGTTGGTTGCTTAAAGTGAGAGCCGTTAATGATGGCCCTGCGCAAGTGTTCGTTCACCCGGACTACAAGGGTGAAATTGGTTTGATCATGCCTTACGAGAAAGACTTTTGTGAGAGTTGTAACCGACTGCGCGTTTCTGCGACCGGTAAGCTTCACCTATGTCTGTTTGGCGATCACGGTGTTGAACTGAGAGATTTGATTCAAGAAGATCAACAAGAGCAAGAGCTCATCGATCGAATACAGGCTCAGCTACAAACCAAGTCCGTTAGCCACTTCTTACATGATGGCAACAGCGGTATGACTCCAAACTTGGCGTCAATCGGCGGTTAACCCGCATACACTCAAACGTATTTTATCGCTCAGCTTATTTAGGCTGAGCGAATCAGTCTAATGAAAAATTTATATAGGTGAACAAATGGGTCACGCAGAAAGCAAATTTCAAGCAGCAAACATTGCAGTACTAACAGTTTCAGATACACGTACAGAAGAAAACGATACGTCAGGTGGTTACTTAGCTGAGAATGCTAAAGAAGCAGGCCACAACGTGGTTGATAAGCAAATCGTTATCGATGACATGTACAAGATCCGTGCGATCGTGTCTAAGTGGATCGCTGACGAAAGTGTACAAGCGATCATGATCACTGGCGGTACTGGTTTCACTTCTCGTGACAGTACTCCTGAAGCGCTTAAGCCACTGTTCGACAAAGAAGTAGAAGGCTTTGGTGAGTTATTCCGTCAAGTGTCTTACGAAGAGATCGGCACCTCGACAATTCAATCTCGCGCAATTGCGGGCTTTGCGAACCACACGGTTATCTTTGCAATGCCGGGCTCTACAGGCGCTTGTCGTACAGGTTGGACTAAGATCATCAAGCAACAGATGGATGCTAGCCACCGCCCTTGTAACTTCATGCCACACCTTTCTGTATAAGGCGGTTTGAGCATGAGCCCATTTACACACATTAACGCGTCTGGCGAAGCGAACATGGTCGATGTATCGGCTAAGGCTGAAACGGTACGTGAAGCAAGAGCTGAAGCATTTGTTCAAATGTCGGCAGAAACGCTGCAACTGATTGTCTCTGGTAGCCACCACAAGGGTGATGTTTTCGCTACGGCACGTATTGCAGGTATTCAAGCGGCTAAGAAGACGTGGGATCTAATTCCACTTTGTCACCCTCTACTATTAACGAAAGTAGAAGTGCAGCTTGAAGCTATCGAGTCTGAAAACAAGGTTCGCATTGAATCTGTTTGTAAGCTTGCAGGCAAGACGGGCGTAGAAATGGAAGCGCTAACGGCTGCTTCAGTTGCTGCGTTGACCATTTACGATATGTGTAAAGCTGTTCAGAAAGACATTGTTATCGAGAATGTACGCCTGCTAGAGAAGACAGGTGGTAAATCAGGTCACTTTAAGGTGGAATCATGATTACAGTACTTTTCTTTGCGCAAACTCGTGAACTTGTTGGCGTAGACAGCGTTGAAGTGGATGCAGAGTTTAAGACGATTGAGGCGATTCGTAGCCACCTTGTTACGCAAGAAGGCAAATGGGATATCGCATTGGAAGAGGGCAAGCTTCTGGCTGCTCTTAATCAATCGATTGTGCCTCTGACGACTGAAGTGAAAGACGGTGACGAAGTTGCGTTCTTCCCACCTGTAACTGGAGGCTAGTCATGGATTCAAGAGTAGTAGTGACTTCTGAGGACTTCTCTGTTGCTGATGAGTACGCGTTTCTCTCTGAAGGAACCTCTGCAGGTGCTGTAGTGACTTTTGTTGGTAAAGTTCGCGACATGAACCTTGGCGACAATGTGATTGGTTTGTCTTTGGAGCACTATCCAGGCATGACAGAAAAGTCGTTGAGCGAGATCTGTGACCAAGCTGAAGCGCGTTGGCCTATCCAGAAGATGCGAGTTATCCACCGTGTCGGTGACCTAGATATTGGCGACCAGATTGTTTATGTTGGCGTCTCAAGTGCACACCGTGGTGCCGCGTTTGAAGCGTGTGAGTTTGTTATGGACTTCTTAAAAACGAAAGCACCTTTTTGGAAAAAAGAGCGTACCACTGAAGCAACTCGTTGGGTTGATTCCCGTGACTCTGATGCGAAAGCGGCGGAGCGCTGGGAGAAGTAATCTCTCTTAAAGTCATGTTGCTTCAACATTTACTCATTTGTATATGAGACAGTCAAAAGCCGACCATTTAGGTCGGTTTTTTTGTACCCGTCAGAAATTGATTTATAAATAATCGGTGTTTTAATAAATGGTTAATCATTGCTGTTGCATATAAATTCAGCCCTTAATTTTGTCAGAATTAGTGCATCGAAATTTCCGTTTTAGTGCAGCGCATTATGCTGTTTTGTATAAAGTGATAATCCTCACAAATAGTGTAGTCTGTTTAGGTGATATGTGATGTGCAATTAGATTTCATGTGGCATTAATGTTAATTTGCGCTCAGTGTTCTAGCATAAGATGCTAAAAAAAAGTATCAACACAGATACATCAACACTAAAGGCTGTTTTTTAATTAATCCCTCTACGTAACTCACTATCGATTGGGGATTTATTAGATATTTACACTGATTCCTTGAGTATATCGGAGAATTATCCGACTTTTTGCGACTTGTTTGTGGCAAATTACTTCAATGGTTGATAGTGTGTGCCTCAATCTTTGTAAGGTTTTAGGTTTTTATGCTTAAGTTTTGAGCTAAATAAATCTAAATCACTGCCGTTCAGTGAACCAAGCAAAGAAGTCATGGATGCAATACATAAAACTTGGAGTTTATTTAATGTACAAGAATAAAATCACTCAGGCCCTTCTTCTAGGTGCTGGTTTGGCAGTGGCTGCCTCTTCTACTCTTTCTATCGCTGCTGAAGTTCCAGCAGGCACAGAACTGGCAAAAGTTCAGGAACTTGTTCGCGGTAACGGTACTGAAGTTGCAACTATCGACCCACACAAATCTCAAGGTGTACCAGAATCTCACGTAATTCGTGATCTTCTAGAAGGTCTAGTGAACCAAGACGGCGACGGCAATACTATCCCTGGTGTTGCTGAAAGCTGGGAAACGACAGACAACAAAACATTCACTTTCCACCTACGCAAAGACGCAAAATGGTCTAACGGCGATCCTGTAACAGCTCAAGATTTCGTATACAGCTGGCAACGTGCAGTAGATCCTGCAACGGCTTCTCCATACGCTTGGTACATGGAATACACCAAGATGGCGAATGCGAAGGACATCGTAGCGGGTAAGAAAGATAAGAGTGAACTAGGCGTTAAAGCAGTGGATGCGAACACTCTAGTTGTTGAATTAGAAACAGCGGTACCATACTTCGTAATGATGATGGGCCACACAACAATGAAGCCAGTACACCAGGCAACTGTTGAAAAATACGGTGACCAGTGGACTAAGCCAGAGCACTTTGTTGGCAACGGCGCATTCTCTGTTGATAAATGGGTTGTTAACGAGCGTTTAGTACTTAAGCGTAACGAGCAGTACTGGGACAACGATAAAACAGTTCTTAATAAAGTAACGTTCCTACCAATCGAAAACCAAGTAGCGGAAATGAACCGTTTCCTATCTGGTGAAATCGATTTCACAAACGAACTTCCAACTGAGCACTTCAAGCGCCTTCAAAAAGAGCACGCTGAAGATGTATCTGTAGCGGGTAACCTATGTACTTACTACTACATCTTCAACACGAAGAAAGCACCGTTTGATGATGTTCGTGTTCGTCAAGCAATCTCTTACGCAATCGACCGTGATATCGTAACTGGTGCAATCCTAGCGCAAGGTCAAAAACCTGCGTACTTCCTAACACCTGAAATCACTGCTGGCTTCAACCCTGAGCTACCTGCTTACGGCAAGATGTCTCAAAAAGAGCGTAACGCAGAAGCAGAACGCCTTCTTGCAGAAGCGGGTTACGGTAAAGATAACCCACTTAAATTTAACCTACTTTACAACACTTCAGAGAACCACAAGAAGATTGCTGTAGCACTAGGTTCAATGTGGAAGAAAACACTGGGTCTTTCAGTAACACTTGAAAACCAAGAGTGGAAAACATACCTATCTTCTAAAGATTCTGGTGACTTCGAAGTAGCACGTGCCGGTTGGTGTGGTGACTACAACGAAGCGTCTTCTTTCCTAACGCTAATGAAGAGTAACAACACTACCGGTGGTGTTCACTACGATAGCGCGGCGTACGACCAAATCATCGACAAAGCACTTAACTCTACTTCAGAAGAAGAGCGTGAAGCTCTTTACCTAGAAGCTGAGAAGTTGATGGCTAACGATATGCCAATCGCTCCTATCTACCAATACGTGAAATCTCGTCTACTTAACCCGCATGTTGGTGGTTTCCCAATCAACAACGCGGAAGACAAGATCTTCTCGAAAGACCTATACATCAAAGCTCAATAATCAGCTTCGATTCAAAAAGTTAATATAAATATAACGATACAGGCACTACATGCGCAGGGCGCGCATGTAGCGTCTTTCTAATTTTAATTGTCACAGACTGAAAGAGTGAGTTTATGCTTAAATTCATTATGAAACGGATATTTGAAGCGATCCCAACCATGCTGGTTTTGATCACTATATCTTTCTTTCTTATGCGTTTCGCACCGGGTAACCCGTTTTCAAGCGAGCGTCCATTACCGCCAGAAGTTATGGCTAACATCGAAGCTAAGTACGGCTTAGATAAACCAGTATTTGAACAATACACCACGTATTTGACAAATATCTTACAAGGTGACTTCGGCCCATCTTTTAAATACCAAGATTACACAGTAAATGAGCTGATCGCGGTAGCTCTTCCAGTATCGGCGAAGGTAGGTTTCGTTGCCTTTATCTTCACGTTACTCATGGGGGTCACCGTCGGGACCATTGCCGCCTTGAAGCATAATACCTGGATCGACTACACCATCATGTCGACCGCGATGCTTGGGGTTGTAATGCCTTCGTTTGTATTGGCACCCGCACTGATTTACCTATTCTCACTGCATTGGAATATATTCCCTGCTGGTGGCTGGCACGGCGGTACATTTATGTACATCGTGCTACCTGTTATCGCGATGTCTCTTCTATATGTAGCAACTTTCGCTCGTATTACTCGTGGTAGCATGATCGAAACTCTTAACAGTAACTTTATCCGAACTGCACGAGCAAAAGGTCTAAGCTACCGTTACATAATTCTTAAGCATGCTCTTAAGCCAGCAATGCTGCCTGTTGTTTCATACATGGGACCTGCATTCGTAGGTATCATCACAGGTTCAGTTGTTGTTGAAACCATCTTCGGCCTACCAGGTATCGGTAAGCTGTTTGTTAACGCTGCGTTTAACCGTGACTACTCGCTAGTAATGGGTGTAACCATCTTGATTGGTTTCCTATTCATCTTGTTCAACGCAATTGTTGATATTTTGCTAGCGCTGATTGACCCGAAAATTCGCTACTAACAGGGACTGGTTATGTTGAAGAAAAAAGAAAATTTAGAAGCGATCGAAAAGTTCTCTGAGAGCTTAGAGATTGAAGGTCGTAGTTTATGGCAGGATGCTCGTATTCGTTTCATGCGAAACAAAGCCGCGATGGTAAGCCTGTTCATTCTAACGTTAATGGTACTGGCGGTTATCTTCTTACCAATGCTGGCTCAGTACACTTACGACGATACCGACTGGTATGCAATGCACGTAGGTCCTAATGCTGACCACTGGTTTGGTACCGATAGCTTAGGTCGTGATTTGTATGTACGTACTCTAATCGGTGGCCGTATCTCATTGATGGTTGGCGTGATGGGTGCCTTCGTAGCAGTATTGATTGGTACGCTTTACGGTGCAGCTTCAGGCTTCATCGGTGGTCGTACTGACCGAGTGATGATGCGTATCCTAGAAATTTTGTACGCAGTACCATTCATGTTCCTAGTAATCGTTCTAGTGACATTCTTTGGTCGTAACATCATTCTAATCTTCGTTGCGATTGGTGCGATTGCTTGGCTAGATATGGCGCGTATTGTACGTGGCCAAACGCTGAGTTTACGTAGTAAAGAGTTCATTGAAGCTGCACACGTATGTGGTGTAAGCAAATGGAAGATCATTACACGTCACATCGTTCCAAACGTTCTAGGTATCGTAGCGGTTTACTCTACGCTGCTTATTCCAAGCATGATCCTTACTGAATCATTCTTATCTTTCCTTGGTCTTGGTGTTCAAGAGCCTATGACAAGCTGGGGCGCACTGCTTCAAGAAGGTTCGCAAACAATGGAAGTTGCAATTTGGCAACTGGCATTCCCTGCGGCATTCATGGTAGTCACGCTGTTCTGCTTTAACTACGTAGGCGATGGTCTGCGCGACGCGCTTGATCCAAAAGACAGATAAAAATTAATAGCAAATAAAACTACAAAAGCTATAAAAGATTAAGGAAGCAATGATGAGCTTATTAGATGTCAAAGACCTGCGCGTCGAATTTACCACGCAAGATGGTATCGTAACCGCAGTAAACGACTTGAACTTCTCACTTAACCAAGGCGAAACGCTGGGTATTGTTGGTGAGTCAGGTTCAGGTAAATCACAGACTGTATTCTCTATCATGGGGTTGTTGGCGAAAAACGGCATCATCTCTGGTAGTGCAAAATTCGAAGGTAAAGAGATTCTTAACCTTCCAGAAAAAGAACTGAATAAAGTTCGTGCTGAGCAGATCGCGATGATCTTCCAAGATCCGATGACATCATTGAACCCTTACATGAAAGTAAGTGATCAGCTGATGGAAGTACTTATGCTGCACAAAGGCATGGGTAAAGCGGAAGCATTCGAAGAATCGGTACGCATGCTTGAAGCGGTTAAAATCCCTGAAGCACGTAAACGTATCACCATGTACCCACACGAATTCTCTGGCGGTATGCGTCAGCGTGTGATGATTGCAATGGCGCTATTGTGTCGTCCAAAACTGCTTATTGCAGATGAACCAACTACCGCGCTGGATGTAACTATTCAAGCACAAATCATGGAACTGCTGAACGAACTGAAAGATGAGTTCAACACGGCAATCATCATGATTACCCACGACTTGGGTGTTGTTGCGGGCTCTTGTGACAAAGTACTCGTGATGTACGCAGGTCGTACCATGGAGTACGGTACGGTTGACGAAATCTTCTATGAGCCGAGCCACCCATATGCGGAAGGTCTACTGAAAGCGATCCCTCGTTTGGATACTGAAGGTGAGATCCTACCGACTATTCCAGGCAACCCACCAAACTTACTTCGCCTGCCAACAGGCTGTCCTTACCAAGACCGTTGTCACCGTGTAATGGACCGTTGTAAGCAAGAAGCACCGATTCTGACTCCATTTGGTCAAGGCGACCGTCAGCGTGCTTGTTTTTCTGATTGGGAGGCTTGGACAAAATGAGCGTAGTAGATAAGCAGTTATTATTAGATATTAAAGACCTGAAAGTTCACTTTAGCATCGCGGCTAAGTCAGCGTGGCCTTGGGCAAAACCTTCAAACCTAAAAGCAGTTGATGGCGTTGATATCCACCTTTACGAAGGTGAAACGCTGGGTGTAGTAGGTGAGTCTGGTTGTGGTAAATCGACGTTTGCTCGTGCAATTATTGGTTTGGTTGAAGCAACTGACGGTGAAGTAATGTGGTTGGGTCAAGACCTAACTAAGATGCAAGAAGTACAACGTCGTGAAACTCGTAAAGAGATTCAGATGATCTTCCAAGACCCACTAGCATCGCTTAACCCGCGTATGTCTGTTGGTGACATCATTGCTGAGCCGCTAGAGACGTTCTACCCAGAACTTTCTAAGCAGGAAGTGAAGGACCGCGTTAAAGAGATGATGGCGAAGGTAGGTCTACTGCCAAACGTAATCAACCGTTACCCGCACGAGTTCTCTGGTGGTCAGTGTCAGCGTATTGGTATCGCGCGTGCACTTATCTTGAAGCCTAAGATGATCATCTGTGACGAACCTGTTTCGGCACTTGACGTATCTATCCAAGCTCAAGTTGTTAACCTGCTGAAAGAGCTACAAAAAGAGCTAGGTCTTTCGTTGGTATTCATCGCACACGACTTGTCAGTTGTGAAGCACATTTCCGATCGTGTATTGGTAATGTACTTGGGTAATGCGGTTGAGCTGGGTGAATCAGATGCACTGTTCTCTGATCCAAAACACCCGTACA encodes:
- the moaB gene encoding molybdenum cofactor biosynthesis protein B, whose amino-acid sequence is MGHAESKFQAANIAVLTVSDTRTEENDTSGGYLAENAKEAGHNVVDKQIVIDDMYKIRAIVSKWIADESVQAIMITGGTGFTSRDSTPEALKPLFDKEVEGFGELFRQVSYEEIGTSTIQSRAIAGFANHTVIFAMPGSTGACRTGWTKIIKQQMDASHRPCNFMPHLSV
- the moaC gene encoding cyclic pyranopterin monophosphate synthase MoaC codes for the protein MSPFTHINASGEANMVDVSAKAETVREARAEAFVQMSAETLQLIVSGSHHKGDVFATARIAGIQAAKKTWDLIPLCHPLLLTKVEVQLEAIESENKVRIESVCKLAGKTGVEMEALTAASVAALTIYDMCKAVQKDIVIENVRLLEKTGGKSGHFKVES
- the moaA gene encoding GTP 3',8-cyclase MoaA produces the protein MAQQFEDRFHRKFYYLRLSVTDVCNFKCTYCLPDGYKPSGQKNSSFLSVPEIKRVVKAFADCGTSKIRITGGEPSLRKDFPEIIQTVANTPGIKKVATTTNGYRMEKQVGQWRDAGLTHINVSVDSLDPRMFHQITGENKFTEVMRGIDKAFEVGFEQVKVNVVLMKDLNSQELPAFLNWIKDKPIQLRFIELMKTGEMDELFDKHHVSGVAIRNQLIANGWLLKVRAVNDGPAQVFVHPDYKGEIGLIMPYEKDFCESCNRLRVSATGKLHLCLFGDHGVELRDLIQEDQQEQELIDRIQAQLQTKSVSHFLHDGNSGMTPNLASIGG
- a CDS encoding Hpt domain-containing protein; the encoded protein is MTKVLNQQKVDELAGEIGQENVPVLLEIFLGELKGYYEHLEINKESDTSKYLADISHALKSSAASFGADSLCSFAIGLDSKVKQSLPITDGDFEDMQSLLLSTYTEYQQLMTDL
- a CDS encoding sigma-54 dependent transcriptional regulator; the protein is MQSKTLDNKSKYLLMVEDTASVAALYRSYLTPLEIDINIVGTGRDAIESLNHRIPDLILLDLRLPDMTGMDVLFAVKQKYPEVPVIFMTAHGSIDTAVEAMRHGSQDFLIKPCEADRLRITVNNAIRKATKLKNSSEHPGNQNYQGFIGSSQTMQQVYRTIDSAASSKASIFITGESGTGKEVCAEAIHAASKRGDKPFIAINCAAIPKDLIESELFGHVKGAFTGAATDRQGAAELADGGTLFLDELCEMDLELQTKLLRFIQTGTFQKVGSSKMKSVDVRFVCATNRDPWKEVQEGRFREDLYYRLYVIPLHLPPLRERGEDVIEIAYSLLGYMSVEEGKAFVRFAQEVLDRFNQYEWPGNVRQLQNVLRNVVVLNNGKEITLNMLPPPLNQPIENSLRLKEKQSEDITVKDIFPLWITEKTAIEQAIKACDGNIPRAAGFLDVSPSTIYRKLQAWNAKQ
- the uvrB gene encoding excinuclease ABC subunit UvrB, yielding MSKLFDLVSDYSPSGDQPTAITQLLDGLDSGLAHQTLLGVTGSGKTFTLANVISQSQRPAILLAPNKTLAAQLYGEMKSFFPNNAVEYFVSYYDYYQPEAYVPTTDTFIEKDASVNAHIEQMRLSATKALLERKDAIIVASVSAIYGLGDPKSYLKMMLHLSRGEIMDQRDILRRLAELQYSRNDVAFERGQFRVRGEVIDIFPAESDQDAVRIEMFDDEVDCISIFDPLTGAIKQRDLPRFTVYPKTHYVTPREKILEAIENIKDELRDRAQYLKDNNKLLEEQRISQRTQFDIEMMTELGFCSGIENYSRYLSGRAEGEAPPTLFDYLPADGLLIIDESHVTVPQIGAMYKGDRSRKETLVEFGFRLPSALDNRPMKFDEFESIAPQTIFVSATPGNYELEKSDGEVADQVVRPTGLLDPIIEVRPVATQVDDLLSEIRIRSDKDERVLVTTLTKRMAEDLTEYLTEHGVKVRYLHSDIDTVERVEIIRDLRLGEFDVLVGINLLREGLDMPEVSLVAILDADKEGFLRSERSLIQTIGRAARNLEGKAILYGDSITKSMKKAIDETERRREKQQAYNEEQGITPQALKRNIKDIMELGDITKSKQQRQSKQVPLSKVAEPSQSYAVLTPQQLDKEISKLEAAMYQHAQNLEFELAAQKRDEIEQLRKQFITNS
- a CDS encoding YvcK family protein — translated: MNIYTSKKVVAIGGGHGLGRMLAALKDFGSNATGIVATTDNGGSTGRIRDCQGGIAWGDTRNCINQLITEPSISSMMFEYRFRGQGELDGHNLGNLMLTALDNLSVRPLEAINLIRNMLKVDVNIVPMTEHPSDLTALSMDGHWVTGETNVDDMTEKLRMMDLSPEVPATKEAVAAVEQADCIVLGPGSFLTSVMPPLLLPEIGKAISDNTHAKLVFVENLSPEHGPAGKMTLEEQLEWCERTCKARKIDIVLGNEPHPELEGQWNCVTTDLASANRDWRHDRVKLQQAIEAQLA